A section of the Drosophila subobscura isolate 14011-0131.10 chromosome A, UCBerk_Dsub_1.0, whole genome shotgun sequence genome encodes:
- the LOC117903102 gene encoding uncharacterized protein LOC117903102 isoform X3, protein MLHNNAPWLPPHQPPQQQQHPHHPQQQQPVQLQQHQAQLQQQQQLQQQQQQQPVYASQIFQHQAPPPPPLGQQQQYWPEEQQDQQQQQQQPPSLNYNNYFAVQAAGQQAPPPLPQPELQQQQQQPPQMYYQPPPQTTIPQNQMHPEVPLDSFENSSSSSINNNNNNGGGRNDGWGDWGDWNETSNSNHNNNSHSQNHNHNHNHNHSQSHSNEAVMEPPPSNIVDDAFNIQGSQGSSWQAFASNNNNNNNNLDIPPPVEQQPQQPQQQHPLQPLHQQLQQLHLQQPPPEVGQEPELDAIVPPRAFQNQPGGAEVAPVTGGLVAIAPPSALPPITASPGGNPFKRSTGPSKRVNILAGTQAAAPAAIPASVPAPVPAPVAAPTAEITFGLGTETQQQPQLEPFNILATPSVLPPAPVVPGVSSAVASSIYGLPAQQQHQQQPLVIPPPLIPESSPLEMGGYENLEVLAAPNDERAQYLQTSHLSEQPEEGEANWEAETDTGLLPPPGLSRLVLGQPELEQQRLVTGTEQPPATAVNVVQALHMEERQADGEDTSEGEQPPRVDDRNLYQTPPRRVVTGVETTAVSVREQREVVLDGENLEDREEPPPALAGVAALPVTELPLQLQQHHSLPDEAEPLHHNPPSQSAPVAASTVAAAHSQPHPHQQPLQQQQQQQQQQQQQQQQQRLEKKRPQAGQRMSRTGNASLDLESDEESDEFLLSERERDRERDRRDLLDDRRGRRGHYNNNYDGETEDSVRGAGPVGPAESKTGRDSHRRSHEGNSQQHGRRRNPETDLERERERDRDRDRERNWRRRSNKYHSGGEDQERYEHSHSRRYNNSNYDGESDGPDSSHMGADSEILLDGGSAGPGAGGPNSIGGRSSKNGRDRQRRSGGAPEEDYDYDDYERERGQYSRRSIKQSEKGRSGGGRRDRHEATGDQRPQRRSNDDGTLERRRRHPHPDQRHWDGYEEYRRKSSRNSDLEKERTNGGGGGGAGAGGSGGSKRRNYAPYAGAGYDPYGMYEQLSRNPQAYADMYAKFYGQMINSMTAAVAPYKAAGAPVQQQPQQQQQQGQQPMMTAGVQMMDVMRTSGKEGDLLTERERGADVSSVHGGVAAGAGVTTTAVARPPRRRTPLMYNRPHLVASYAMSLLLKVKPKYAGRGRLRNDVEVAAPRFRDGTSSLLRMYPGPLQGRKLHKDKIISFCKEQIRLGPTRGCTVLYATQKKPQGTVEKYRASHALMWNLLILLLRQNGYIADTDVGDLLLENQQEYPYNPSEQDGASETEPEADAEPLEAADAAVDSEAESETAATRASQSSDEGQTAAPGAGAEAGVSGKAAPLSEQAATDKFRSYVLRGNVEEALQWATDNNLWTHAFFLALYEDRYALTDVAQKFLNRAIKANDPLQTLYQMKSCHTPACVSQLRDEQWGDWRSHLSILVTNKSRHPESDRSSVVALGDTLFQRGDIYAAHFCYLVAQEEFGRYDSSATQLTTLTAEVPRLILLGASHYKHFNEFASNEAIIMTEIYEYARSLFDQKFSIANFQHYKFLLATRMLDYGQHFRCTNYLEQIAKHIELKPDSYDKDFIQRVCDLAERLRYHDPILINRVSFASPPIGNNSGSGSGSGGSKDPAVPEEKAWLSQLRDIIHVQPQQEQQQQLQQQQQQQQQNDIDQQFAEVNQQFLELNRQYDGGNLEDTLQLSKEQPPVAEQLPEQQQQQQQQYYEPTPQTQQLQEELPTDAYGQHAQQLQQPPQMYYDPNATAQQQHYEQQQQQLAASYGGHIESAAEAYAAGAQTAEQAAAAAPSTGYGYDYWSGTQQPPYGDEQTEGSEKLHEKGVNQETAAAAAAAMGHVDKAENEEHKQQLQQKLKPNYRNNPMKVAKAAATKSSLEMERTKTLLRQMAASSAIKPQTAATTRATKAEPAAEKPAATKAFNLNDLQHQQQQPQGQGQGQRPAISMPKSKSYGDEDDGTAQAAASSSSGKPGGGTASGGKQASGGEIGAPGSQNAGWFGGLWNKLSLKPKNQMILPDDKNPTIVWDKDRKCWTNTEGNTDEAESFKPPPKMSDLGMGMGMGMPLGSPPSNMLGSGIPAPQLMGGHEPVAAAPAPAPQHPQMYGNPHNYAAAAPAPELYPATVPSPAPAIPAPDHAAAAAAATAATLPAPGGAQPKLQSNMFKMQRNRTLKNSYVDVFNPSGAPMSAASENVLAPIMAPAAVPQGGYFVPGGAAPAHQQ, encoded by the exons ATGCTGCACAACAATGCTCCCTGGCTGCCACCCCAtcagccgccacagcagcagcagcatcctcatcatcctcagcagcagcagccggtacaactgcagcagcaccaggcacagctgcagcagcaacaacaactgcagcagcagcagcagcagcagcctgtcTATGCCAGCCAAATTTTCCAGCATCaggcaccaccaccgccaccacttggccagcagcaacaatactggccagaggagcagcaggaccagcagcagcagcagcagcagccgccgtcGCTGAATTACAACAACTATTTTGCAGTCCAAGCTGCCGGTCAGCAGGCGCCGCCGCCTCTGCCCCAAccggagctgcagcagcagcagcagcagcctccacaAATGTATTACCAGCCGCcgccacaaacaacaattcCGCAAAATCAAATGCATCCCGAAGTGCCTTTGGATTCCTtcgaaaacagcagcagcagcagcatcaacaacaacaacaacaacggcggTGGCAGGAATGATGGCTGGGGGGACTGGGGTGATTGGAATGAGacgagcaacagcaaccacaacaacaacagccacagccagaaccataaccataaccataaccataaccatagccagagccacagcaacgAGGCTGTGATGGAGCCACCGCCAAGCAACATAGTCGATGATGCCTTCAACATTCAGGGATCgcagggcagcagctggcaggcctttgccagcaacaacaataacaacaacaacaacttggATATTCCGCCACCCGTGGAACAGCAGCCtcagcaaccgcagcagcagcatccgctgcagccgctgcaccagcaactgcagcaactcCATTTGCAACAACCACCGCCCGAGGTGGGCCAGGAACCCGAGCTGGATGCGATTGTGCCGCCGCGCGCCTTTCAGAATCAACCAGGAGGCGCAGAAGTGGCGCCAGTTACCGGTGGATTGGTGGCCATTGCACCACCATCTGCCCTGCCGCCAATCACCGCCAGTCCGGGCGGCAATCCCTTCAAACGTTCCACTGGACCCAGCAAGCGTGTCAACATACTGGCCGGCACACAAGcagctgctccggctgctaTTCCTGCCTCTGTTCCCGCTCCTGTTCCAGCTCCTGTGGCAGCACCAACGGCTGAGATAACCTTTGGTCTGGGCAcagagacgcagcagcagccgcagctggaaCCATTCAATATATTGGCAACGCCTTCAGTGTTGCCTCCTGCACCTGTTGTTCCGGGCGTGAGCTCAGCAGTTGCATCATCCATTTATGGATTGcccgcacagcagcagcaccagcagcagcccctggTGATTCCTCCACCACTCATCCCCGAGTCGTCACCCCTGGAGATGGGTGGCTATGAGAACCTGGAGGTGCTGGCCGCACCCAACGACGAGCGGGCCCAGTATCTGCAGACGAGTCATCTGTCGGAGCAGCCCGAGGAGGGGGAGGCCAATTGGGAGGCGGAGACGGACACGggcctgctgccgccgcccggTCTGTCGCGTCTGGTGCTGGGCCAGCCggagttggagcagcagcgactggtTACGGGCACCGAACAGCCACCGGCCACGGCCGTGAACGTTGTCCAGGCCCTGCACATGGAGGAGCGTCAGGCTGATGGCGAGGACACCTCCGAGGGAGAGCAGCCGCCACGTGTCGACGATCGCAATCTCTATCAGACGCCGCCGCGTCGCGTGGTTACGGGTGTGGAGACAACGGCCGTGTCTGTGCGGGAGCAGCGTGAGGTTGTCCTGGATGGTGAAAATCTCGAGGATCGCGAGGAGCCGCCACCGGCCCTGGCCGGAGTTGCGGCTCTGCCCGTTACGGAGCTGCCgctacagctgcagcaacatcaCAGCCTGCCCGACGAGGCCGAGCCATTGCATCACAATCCACCATCACAGTCGGCGCCAGTGGCAGCCTCCACCGTTGCCGCCGCACACTCacaaccacacccacaccagcagcccctgcagcagcagcagcagcaacaacagcagcaacaacagcagcagcagcagcagagattgGAGAAGAAACGGCCCCAGGCCGGGCAGCGTATGTCGCGGACTGGTAACGCCTCCTTGGACCTGGAGTCGGATGAGGAGTCGGACGAGTTTCTGCTCAGCGAGCGGGAGCGCGACAGGGAGCGCGATAGACGGGATCTGCTCGACGATCGTCGCGGCCGTCGTGGccactacaacaacaactacgacGGCGAGACGGAGGATTCTGTGCGGGGCGCGGGCCCAGTGGGACCTGCGGAGAGCAAGACCGGGCGTGATAGCCATCGGCGCAGCCACGaaggcaacagccagcagcatggcaGACGCCGCAATCCCGAAACAGATCTGGAACGTGAGCGGGAACGTGATCGTGATCGGGATCGAGAGCGCAACTGGCGCCGCCGCTCGAACAAGTATCACAGCGGTGGCGAGGATCAGGAGCGTTACGAGCACTCGCACTCCCGCcgctacaacaacagcaactacgACGGGGAGTCCGATGGCCCCGACTCGAGCCACATGGGCGCCGATAGCGAAATTCTGCTGGATGGAGGCAGCGCCGGACCTGGTGCCGGCGGACCCAACAGCATTGGTGggcgcagcagcaagaacGGCAGAGATCGCCAGAGGCGCAGTGGAGGTGCACCCGAGGAGGACTACGACTATGATGACTATGAGCGGGAGCGCGGCCAATACTCTCGACGCTCCATTAAGCAGTCGGAGAAGGGCAGGAGTGGTGGTGGGAGGCGAGATCGGCACGAGGCCACCGGTGATCAGCGGCCGCAGCGTCGCAGCAACGATGATGGCACCCTGGAGCGGCGGCGTCGCCATCCGCATCCCGATCAACGGCACTGGGATGGGTACGAGGAGTACCGCAGAAAGAGCTCCCGCAACAGTGACCTCGAGAAGGAGCGCACCaatggcggtggtggtggtggtgctggagccggtggcagcggcggctctAAGCGTCGCAACTACGCTCCGTATGCGGGTGCTGGCTACGATCCGTATGGAATGTACGAGCAGTTGTCGAGGAATCCCCAAGCCTATGCGGACATGTATGCCAAGTTTTATGGTCAAATGATTAACTCGATGACGGCAGCGGTGGCTCCGTACAAGGCGGCGGGTGCTCcggtacagcagcagccgcagcaacagcagcagcaggggcagcagccgATGATGACTGCAGGAGTCCAAATGATGGATGTCATGCGGACGTCTGGTAAGGAGGGTGACCTGCTTACAGAACGAGAACG AGGTGCCGATGTGTCCTCTGTCCACGGAGGcgtggctgctggtgcaggTGTAACCACCACAGCGGTGGCTCGTCCGCCCAGGAGACGCACCCCACTGATGTACAACCGACCTCATCTGGTGGCCTCGTACGCCATGAGCCTGCTGCTGAAGGTGAAGCCAAAGTATGCCGGCCGCGGGCGCCTGCGCAACGATGTGGAGGTGGCGGCACCGCGCTTCCGCGACGGCACGAGCAGCCTGCTGCGGATGTACCCGGGACCACTGCAGGGCCGCAAGTTGCACAAGGACAAGATCATAAGCTTCTGCAAGGAGCAGATACGCCTCGGCCCCACACGCGGCTGCACGGTGCTGTATGCCACACAGAAGAAGCCCCAGGGCACCGTCGAGAAGTATCGGGCCTCGCACGCCCTCATGTGGAATCTgctcatcctgctgctgcgccagaACGGG TACATTGCCGACACGGATGTCGGGGACCTGCTGTTGGAGAACCAGCAGGAGTATCCCTACAATCCGTCCGAGCAGGATGGCGCATCCGAAACAGAGCCCGAGGCCGATGCCGAGCCATTGGAGGCAGCGGATGCGGCTGTGGATTCGGAAGCTGAAAGCGAAACGGCCGCCACCAGGGCCAGTCAGTCCTCGGACGAGGGGCAGACTGCCGCGCCAGGAGCTGGTGCCGAAGCTGGCGTCTCGGGAAAGGCAGCGCCGTTGTCCGAGCAGGCGGCTACGGACAAGTTCCGTAGCTACGTGCTGCGCGGCAATGTGGAGGAGGCGCTGCAGTGGGCCACCGACAACAACCTGTGGACGCACGCCTTCTTTCTGGCTCTGTACGAGGATCGCTATGCCCTGACGGACGTGGCCCAGAAGTTCCTCAATCGCGCCATCAAGGCCAACGATCCGCTGCAGACGCTCTACCAGATGAAGAGCTGCCACACACCGGCCTGCGTCAGCCAGCTGCGCGATGAGCAGTGGGGCGACTGGCGCTCCCATCTCTCCATTCTCGTGACGAACAAGTCGCGCCATCCGGAGTCCGATCGCAGCTCGGTGGTGGCCCTCGGCGACACGCTCTTTCAGCGCGGCGACATCTATGCGGCCCACTTCTGCTATCTAGTCGCCCAGGAGGAGTTCGGACGCTACGACAGCTCGGCCACCCAGCTGACGACGCTCACGGCCGAGGTACCGAG ACTCATCCTGCTGGGCGCGTCCCACTACAAGCATTTCAATGAGTTTGCCAGCAACGAGGCCATCATCATGACGGAGATCTACGAGTATGCCCGCTCGCTGTTCGACCAAAAGTTCAGCATTGCCAACTTCCAGCACTACAAGTTCCTGTTGGCCACGCGCATGCTCGACTATGGGCAGCATTTCCGATGCACCAACTACCTGGAGCAGATTGCCAAACACATCGAACTCAAGCCGGACAGCTACGACAAAGATTTTATTCAGCGC GTGTGCGATCTGGCCGAACGTTTGCGCTATCACGATCCCATCCTCATCAATCGGGTCTCGTTTGCCAGTCCACCGATTGgcaacaacagtggcagcggcagcggcagcggcggcagcaaggATCCCGCTGTGCCCGAGGAGAAGGCATGGCTGAGTCAGCTGCGGGACATCATCCATGTG CAACcccaacaggagcagcagcagcaactgcagcagcagcagcagcagcagcagcagaacgacaTCGATCAGCAATTTGCGGAGGTGAATCAACAGTTTCTTGAACTGAATAGGCAATATGATGGCGGCAATTTGGAGGACACCCTGCAGCTGTCCAAGGAGCAGCCACCTGTGGCTGAGCAGctgccagagcagcagcagcagcagcagcagcaatactATGAGCCAACGCCAcagacgcagcagctgcaggaggagctgccaaCAGATGCGTATGGGCAGCACGCccaacagttgcagcagccgccacaaaTGTACTATGATCCCAATGCAActgcccaacagcagcactacgaacagcagcagcagcagcttgctgCCTCTTATGGCGGCCACATTGAATCGGCGGCCGAGGCATATGCCGCTGGCGCCCAAACAGCGGAacaagcggcagcggcagcgccctctactggctatggctatgactACTGGTCGGGCACACAGCAGCCGCCGTACGGCGATGAG CAAACGGAAGGCAGCGAGAAGTTGCATGAGAAAGGAGTTAATcaggagacagcagcagctgcggcagcagccatGGGACATGTGGATAAGGCTGAGAATGAGGaacacaagcagcagctgcagcaaaagctaaagccaaacTATCGCAACAATCCAATGAAAGTcgcaaaggcagcagccacaaagtccagcctggagatggagaggaCAAAGACACTTTTACGCCAAATGGCAGCATCCTCCGCTATCAAgccacagacagcagccacaacacgtGCCAccaaagcagagccagcagcagagaagccagcagcaacaaaggcattcaatttgaatgat ctacagcatcagcagcaacagccgcagggGCAGGGTCAGGGTCAGCGACCAGCAATCTCCATGCCAAAATCCAAGAGCTACGGGGACGAGGACGACGGCACGGCGCAAgcagcggccagcagcagcagtggcaagccAGGCGGTGGCACGGCATCAGGTGGCAAGCAAGCATCGGGTGGAGAGATTGG TGCACCGGGCAGTCAGAATGCCGGCTGGTTCGGGGGATTGTGGAACAAGTTGTCGCTGAAACCGAAGAACCAAATGATTCTGCCGGACGATAAGAATCCCACCATTGTGTGGGACAAGGATCGCAAGTGCTGGACCAACACCGAGGGCAACACGGATGAGGCTGAAAGCTTTAAGCCGCCGCCAAAGATGAGTGacttgggcatgggcatgggaatgggcatgccCTTGGGCTCACCACCATCAAATATGCTGGGCAGTGGCATTCCCGCACCCCAGCTGATGGGTGGCCACGAGCCTGTGGCagcggctccggctccggctccacAGCATCCGCAAATGTATGGAAATCCGCATAAttatgccgctgctgctccggcgCCCGAGCTGTATCCAGCGACGGTGCCATCGCCAGCACCAGCGATACCAGCGCCTgaccatgcagcagcagcagcggcagctacagcagctACACTACCAGCTCCTGGTGGCGCTCAGCCCAAGCTGCAGTCGAACATGTTTAAAATGCAGCGAAATCGCA CTCTGAAGAACTCGTATGTGGATGTGTTCAATCCGTCGGGTGCGCCCATGTCGGCGGCCTCCGAGAATGTCCTGGCTCCCATAAtggcgccagcagcagtgccccAAGGGGGCTACTTTGTACCGGGCGGTGCAGCTCCAGCGCATCAGCAGTAG